From Rudanella lutea DSM 19387, a single genomic window includes:
- the lysA gene encoding diaminopimelate decarboxylase, translating into MYLENRSYQIQGVPVLDIANQFGLPTYVYDADKIIQKIDLLRSSFTGVDLKIKYALKALSNLSILKLMRSQGVEVDVVSVNEARLAMRAGYEPSQIMYTPSGNRFAEIQEAIELGLTINADSLPLIEQIGQTYGAAVPICIRINPSIIDGGNLKIQTGHADSKFGIPNQYRPQIKALVEQYGIPVIGLHIHTGSDFKDGNTFLKIADVLFDLASDFPDLRFMDFGSGFKVAYREGDHATDLAELGQKVSAAFKAFCARYGRNIELWFEPGKLLVSESGHLLANVNVVKENPTRTFVQVDTGLNHLIRPMMYDAWHDIINVSNPEGPEKLYTVVGYICETDTFATDRLLPEVRTNDVLSFENAGAYGFMMASTYNMRGRPAEVMVYDGQAHLIRERETFEDLLRGQIEIEFTELTTI; encoded by the coding sequence ATGTATTTAGAAAACCGCTCGTATCAGATTCAGGGTGTCCCGGTGCTCGACATTGCCAACCAGTTTGGCCTGCCGACATACGTGTATGATGCCGACAAAATTATTCAAAAAATCGACTTGCTTCGGTCGTCCTTCACCGGCGTGGACCTTAAGATAAAATACGCCCTGAAAGCCCTCTCGAACCTGTCGATTCTGAAGCTGATGCGGAGCCAGGGTGTGGAGGTCGACGTAGTGTCGGTCAACGAGGCCCGGCTGGCGATGCGGGCCGGCTACGAGCCGTCGCAGATTATGTACACGCCAAGTGGTAACCGGTTCGCTGAGATTCAGGAGGCTATCGAGCTGGGACTGACCATTAACGCGGATAGCCTGCCACTCATTGAGCAGATTGGGCAAACCTACGGGGCTGCTGTACCGATTTGTATCCGAATCAACCCGAGTATTATCGATGGGGGGAACCTCAAAATCCAGACGGGTCATGCCGACTCGAAATTTGGGATTCCGAACCAGTACCGGCCGCAGATTAAGGCTCTGGTTGAGCAGTACGGCATTCCGGTAATCGGGTTGCATATTCATACGGGCTCCGATTTTAAAGATGGCAACACGTTCCTCAAAATTGCCGATGTTTTGTTCGACCTCGCTTCCGATTTCCCCGACCTGCGGTTTATGGATTTTGGTAGCGGCTTTAAGGTGGCCTACCGCGAGGGCGACCATGCCACCGATCTGGCCGAGCTGGGGCAGAAAGTTTCGGCAGCTTTCAAGGCATTTTGTGCCCGCTACGGCCGTAACATCGAGCTGTGGTTTGAGCCGGGCAAGTTGCTCGTGAGCGAGTCAGGGCATTTGCTGGCCAATGTCAACGTGGTGAAAGAAAACCCGACCCGTACATTTGTGCAGGTTGATACGGGTCTGAATCACCTCATCCGGCCTATGATGTACGACGCCTGGCACGACATTATCAATGTCTCGAACCCCGAAGGCCCCGAAAAACTGTACACGGTGGTTGGCTACATTTGCGAGACCGATACCTTTGCCACCGACCGGCTTCTGCCCGAAGTACGCACCAATGATGTGTTGTCGTTTGAAAACGCGGGGGCTTATGGCTTCATGATGGCTTCTACGTACAACATGCGTGGGCGCCCGGCCGAGGTAATGGTATACGACGGACAAGCCCACCTGATTCGGGAGCGCGAAACGTTTGAAGACCTCCTGCGCGGGCAGATCGAAATTGAATTTACTGAATTGACAACTATATAA
- a CDS encoding Lrp/AsnC ligand binding domain-containing protein, translating into MDKNLEIDNTDLKILSLLMQDANMPYTEIGKRIYVSGGTVHVRMKKMEQMGIVRGSQLVIDYTKLGWDISAFLGIYLDKSSLYAEVAEQLMKIPEVVNIHYTTGIYSIFARIVCRDTTHLREVLHDKIQKVQGIQRTETFISLEESVNRSIPLDED; encoded by the coding sequence ATGGACAAAAATTTAGAAATTGATAACACCGATCTAAAAATACTCTCCCTGCTCATGCAGGATGCCAATATGCCGTACACCGAAATCGGGAAGCGGATCTACGTGTCGGGCGGTACGGTGCACGTGCGTATGAAGAAAATGGAGCAGATGGGCATTGTGCGTGGCTCGCAGCTGGTGATCGATTACACCAAGCTCGGTTGGGACATCAGCGCCTTTCTGGGTATTTACTTAGACAAAAGTTCGCTGTATGCTGAAGTGGCCGAGCAGCTGATGAAAATTCCGGAAGTGGTAAATATTCACTACACAACCGGGATCTACAGCATCTTTGCCCGGATCGTTTGCCGCGATACCACCCACCTACGCGAAGTGCTGCACGACAAGATTCAGAAGGTACAGGGCATTCAGCGGACTGAAACGTTTATCTCGCTCGAAGAAAGCGTAAACCGGTCGATTCCGCTGGATGAAGACTAA
- a CDS encoding SusC/RagA family TonB-linked outer membrane protein, protein MRTPKHSTPSTQENRLPGLASPGLASPPGVKRLVCGSALLVALMIPGLSLARPERPILVAVADQGVSGRVTDEKGEGLPGVSVTLRGTNRGTTTDNTGKFQISVPGPDAVLVFSFVGYARQEITVGNRQSFNVQLVSDEQNLSEVVVVGYGTQRKSDITGSVASVTAKEIRAVPVTGVGQALQGRAPGVFVTQASNAPGGGVSIRVRGGNSINAGNEPLYVIDGFPVYNENGPNLNPNDIESMEILKDASATAIYGSRGANGVVLITTKRGKAGQNRIEFDSYYGVQNVRRQIPMLNATEYAQLVNEAQTNAGRQPVFTNEQIAGFGEGTNWQNEIFRAAPMQNYQLTASGGNDKTRYAVSGNYFDQQGVIINSKFDRGSLRFNFDHKLNDKFSLGTNLNLVRTRTFAVPTDADGGNGATVVYSALNFSPTQPVYNPDGTLVVFNTPGRIQIGSPVAQALGTSNQTVGTRLLGNVFVDYRIIPGLTFRTSFGTDINYSKNSFYISRLTASGAQLGGQGAIQNNQTSNWLNENTLTYNKTFNSIHNVTLLAGYTMQGNRFESVRAVSQGFANDNLTFYNLGGASTPLIPASSAALWQLNSYIGRVNYDYAGKYLVTATVRADGSSRFGTGNKWAVFPSGSVAWRLSEEDFLKGNPVLNDLKLRVSYGLSGNQEIGQYQSLATLGTQNANFNNTVAIGIGPTRVANPDLRWETTAQANIGVDLGLWNNRLTLTADVYDKKTTDLLLSVPLPFVSGYASALQNLGSIRNRGVELGINSVNTTGAFRWTTSFNIAGNRNKVLDLGSQREFPAGESSGHLQLPNSGLVRVGEQVGLFFGLRSNGIFQNQAEVDASAQKTARPGDIRYVDQDGNGVINQSDRVILGYAQPKFFGGLTNTFSYKGFELSIFMQGTYGNSIFNINRFELESLTGVSNQSRRVLDRWTPTNPSTTMPRANAVGNAYVISDRQIEDGSYLRVKNVNFSYTLPQTISRKVKMNNVKVYVSAQNLLTFTNYTGFDPEVNRFGQNTLSQGTDYGSYPGSRIFLGGLVLGF, encoded by the coding sequence ATGAGAACCCCAAAACATTCAACACCCTCGACCCAGGAGAATCGCCTGCCGGGACTCGCCAGTCCGGGACTCGCCAGTCCTCCGGGCGTAAAGCGGCTGGTGTGCGGCTCTGCCCTGCTGGTGGCCCTGATGATTCCCGGCCTTAGCCTGGCCCGCCCCGAACGGCCTATTTTGGTCGCCGTGGCCGATCAGGGCGTTTCGGGCCGCGTAACCGACGAGAAAGGCGAAGGCCTGCCGGGTGTCAGCGTAACACTGCGCGGCACTAACCGTGGTACCACTACCGACAATACCGGTAAGTTTCAGATTTCGGTGCCCGGTCCCGATGCCGTACTGGTGTTCAGCTTTGTTGGGTACGCCCGGCAGGAGATTACGGTAGGCAACCGCCAATCGTTCAATGTGCAGCTGGTGTCCGATGAGCAGAATCTGAGCGAAGTAGTCGTGGTGGGTTACGGTACCCAGCGCAAGAGCGATATTACGGGCTCGGTGGCTTCGGTAACGGCCAAAGAGATTCGGGCGGTACCCGTCACGGGCGTTGGACAGGCCCTGCAGGGCCGCGCGCCGGGCGTATTCGTAACGCAGGCCTCCAACGCGCCGGGCGGTGGGGTAAGCATCCGCGTACGGGGTGGCAACTCCATCAACGCTGGCAACGAACCGCTGTACGTGATCGACGGATTTCCGGTGTACAACGAAAACGGCCCCAACCTGAACCCCAACGACATTGAGTCGATGGAGATTCTAAAAGATGCCTCGGCCACAGCTATTTACGGCTCACGGGGGGCAAACGGGGTGGTACTGATCACCACCAAACGCGGTAAGGCGGGCCAGAACCGCATCGAATTCGACTCGTATTATGGAGTGCAGAACGTGCGTCGGCAGATTCCGATGCTCAACGCGACTGAGTACGCTCAGTTGGTCAATGAAGCGCAGACTAATGCCGGGCGGCAGCCTGTGTTTACCAACGAACAGATTGCCGGATTCGGTGAAGGCACCAACTGGCAAAACGAGATTTTCCGGGCCGCGCCGATGCAGAATTACCAACTGACAGCCTCAGGCGGTAACGACAAAACCCGCTACGCCGTATCGGGTAACTACTTCGATCAGCAGGGGGTTATCATCAATTCAAAGTTCGACCGGGGCTCGCTGCGGTTCAATTTCGACCACAAGCTGAACGACAAATTCAGTCTCGGTACCAACCTCAATCTGGTGCGTACCCGGACATTTGCCGTACCTACCGATGCCGATGGTGGCAACGGAGCGACCGTGGTGTACTCGGCTCTGAACTTCTCGCCCACGCAACCGGTGTACAACCCCGACGGTACGCTCGTGGTGTTCAACACACCGGGCAGGATTCAGATCGGCTCACCGGTGGCTCAGGCCCTCGGTACGTCAAACCAGACCGTAGGCACCCGTTTGCTGGGCAATGTATTTGTTGATTACCGAATTATTCCGGGCCTGACGTTCCGTACGAGCTTCGGTACCGACATCAATTACAGCAAAAACAGCTTCTACATCTCACGGCTCACGGCTTCGGGCGCGCAGCTGGGCGGTCAGGGTGCCATTCAGAACAACCAGACCAGTAACTGGCTGAACGAAAACACGTTGACCTACAACAAAACGTTTAACTCGATTCACAACGTGACGTTGCTGGCGGGCTACACCATGCAGGGCAACCGGTTTGAGAGCGTGCGGGCGGTGTCGCAGGGCTTTGCCAACGACAACCTGACGTTCTACAACCTCGGCGGAGCCTCTACCCCGCTCATTCCGGCCTCGTCGGCGGCCCTCTGGCAATTGAACTCATACATCGGCCGGGTCAACTACGACTATGCCGGTAAGTATCTGGTAACGGCTACCGTACGGGCCGACGGTTCGTCGCGGTTCGGGACGGGCAACAAGTGGGCCGTGTTCCCATCGGGTTCGGTAGCGTGGCGTTTGTCGGAAGAAGACTTCCTGAAAGGCAACCCCGTGCTGAATGATCTGAAACTGCGCGTGAGCTACGGCTTGAGCGGTAACCAGGAAATTGGTCAGTACCAGTCGCTGGCAACGCTCGGCACCCAAAACGCCAACTTCAACAATACGGTAGCCATCGGGATCGGGCCTACGCGGGTAGCCAACCCCGACCTGCGCTGGGAAACCACCGCACAAGCCAATATCGGGGTGGATTTGGGTCTATGGAACAATCGTCTGACCCTGACCGCCGACGTGTACGACAAGAAAACGACCGACCTGCTGCTGTCGGTACCCCTGCCGTTTGTATCGGGCTATGCATCGGCCCTGCAAAACCTCGGCAGTATCCGCAACCGGGGTGTCGAACTGGGGATCAACTCGGTGAATACGACGGGCGCTTTCCGTTGGACCACGTCGTTCAACATTGCCGGCAACCGCAACAAAGTACTCGATCTGGGTAGCCAGCGTGAGTTTCCGGCGGGTGAGTCGAGCGGACACCTTCAGCTACCCAACTCGGGTCTGGTACGGGTAGGTGAGCAAGTGGGCTTGTTCTTCGGTCTGCGGTCAAACGGTATCTTCCAGAATCAGGCCGAGGTTGATGCATCGGCGCAGAAAACGGCCCGCCCCGGCGACATTCGCTATGTGGACCAGGATGGCAACGGCGTAATCAACCAGAGCGACCGCGTGATTCTGGGGTATGCCCAACCGAAGTTTTTCGGTGGTCTGACCAACACGTTCTCGTACAAAGGGTTTGAGCTGAGCATTTTCATGCAGGGCACCTACGGCAACAGCATCTTCAACATCAACCGGTTTGAGTTGGAGTCGCTGACGGGTGTGAGCAACCAGTCGCGCCGGGTACTCGACCGCTGGACGCCCACCAACCCCAGCACGACTATGCCGCGCGCCAATGCTGTGGGTAACGCCTACGTGATTTCGGACCGCCAGATTGAAGACGGCTCGTACCTGCGGGTGAAAAACGTGAACTTCTCGTACACCCTGCCCCAGACCATTAGCCGGAAGGTGAAAATGAACAACGTAAAAGTGTACGTGAGCGCGCAGAACCTGCTGACGTTTACCAACTACACGGGCTTCGATCCGGAGGTGAACCGGTTTGGGCAGAACACCCTGAGCCAGGGCACCGACTACGGCAGCTACCCCGGTAGCCGGATTTTCCTCGGCGGCTTAGTACTTGGCTTCTAA
- a CDS encoding glycoside hydrolase family 88 protein: MTFRFRFLMVGLLLANLSFAQAPVDVKGAFAFAAKQYEGMLRSHPDTTRFPQSTNPDGTPRDMKSDWWCSGFFGGSLWYLFEQTGDPKWKEAAHKWTMAVAKEQYNTRTHDLGFMLYCPFGNGYRLTKNPAYKPIMLTGAKSLATRFRPDYGVIKSWEGFKDRAGKRYEYPVIIDNMMNLEFLFWAARESGNKDLYNLSVTHADNTLKNHYRPDASSYHVILYGDGGKVEAKKTHQGAEDESAWSRGQAWGLYGYTVMYRETKDKKYLDHARRIANFMLNHKNMPADKIPYWDFDRPGEERDASAGAITAAALLELSTYGGPSAKTYFKNAEQMLQSLSTPAYRANLGENNHFILKHSVGHKPGNSEINTPLVYADYYYLEALLRYDALRKKGGQKS; encoded by the coding sequence ATGACGTTTCGTTTCCGTTTTTTGATGGTCGGCTTATTGCTGGCTAACCTCTCGTTTGCGCAAGCCCCCGTGGATGTAAAAGGCGCGTTTGCCTTTGCCGCCAAACAATACGAAGGGATGCTCCGTAGCCACCCCGACACGACGCGGTTCCCCCAATCGACCAACCCCGACGGTACTCCCCGCGACATGAAGTCGGACTGGTGGTGCAGCGGCTTTTTTGGCGGCTCGCTTTGGTATCTGTTCGAGCAAACCGGCGACCCCAAGTGGAAAGAGGCCGCCCACAAATGGACTATGGCCGTGGCTAAGGAGCAGTACAATACCCGCACGCACGACCTCGGCTTTATGCTCTACTGCCCGTTCGGCAATGGCTATCGGCTCACCAAAAACCCGGCCTACAAGCCGATCATGCTCACCGGGGCTAAGTCGCTGGCGACCCGGTTCCGGCCCGATTACGGCGTCATTAAGTCGTGGGAGGGTTTCAAAGACCGCGCCGGTAAGCGGTATGAGTATCCGGTTATTATCGACAACATGATGAACCTGGAGTTTTTGTTCTGGGCGGCCCGGGAGTCGGGGAACAAAGACCTGTACAACCTATCGGTAACTCATGCCGACAATACCCTCAAAAATCATTACCGGCCCGATGCCAGCAGCTACCACGTAATCCTGTACGGCGATGGCGGCAAAGTAGAAGCGAAGAAAACCCACCAGGGTGCTGAAGACGAATCGGCCTGGTCGCGGGGACAGGCATGGGGTCTGTACGGTTACACGGTGATGTACCGCGAAACCAAAGACAAGAAGTACCTCGACCACGCCCGGCGCATTGCCAACTTCATGCTCAACCACAAAAATATGCCCGCCGACAAGATTCCGTACTGGGACTTTGACCGGCCGGGCGAGGAACGCGATGCCTCAGCGGGTGCCATTACGGCCGCAGCCCTGCTTGAACTAAGCACGTATGGTGGCCCATCGGCTAAAACCTATTTCAAAAACGCCGAGCAGATGCTGCAAAGCCTTTCGACACCTGCTTACCGGGCTAACCTGGGTGAAAACAACCACTTTATTCTGAAGCATAGCGTAGGCCACAAACCCGGCAACAGCGAAATAAATACCCCGCTGGTGTACGCCGATTATTACTACCTGGAGGCACTGCTTCGGTACGATGCCCTCCGCAAGAAAGGCGGCCAGAAATCGTAA
- a CDS encoding YebC/PmpR family DNA-binding transcriptional regulator: MGRAFEYRKARKMKRWGQMAKTFTRIGKDIVMAVKSGGPDPDTNGRLRAIIQNAKAANMPKENVERAIKKASSKEQEDYKEITYEGYAPHGIAIVIETATDNHNRTVANIRSYFSKCGGSLGTSGMTDFMFDRKSVFRIAADDSVDTEELELELIDVGGDEIEFDEENGQLVIYGEFTAFGSIQKFLEGKGYEIKGAEFQRIPNDTKELTEEQVADVEKLLEKIEEDDDVQNVYHNMKEE, from the coding sequence ATGGGACGCGCGTTTGAATACCGGAAAGCCCGGAAAATGAAACGGTGGGGGCAAATGGCTAAGACCTTCACCCGCATTGGTAAAGACATCGTGATGGCGGTGAAAAGCGGTGGCCCCGACCCCGACACCAACGGCCGACTACGGGCGATCATTCAGAATGCCAAGGCCGCCAACATGCCCAAAGAAAATGTGGAGCGGGCCATCAAGAAGGCTTCTTCAAAAGAGCAGGAGGATTACAAAGAAATCACCTACGAAGGATACGCACCCCACGGTATTGCCATTGTAATTGAAACAGCGACCGATAACCATAACCGGACTGTAGCCAACATTCGGAGCTATTTCAGCAAGTGCGGGGGGAGCCTCGGCACCAGCGGTATGACCGACTTTATGTTCGACCGGAAGAGTGTGTTTCGGATTGCCGCCGACGATAGCGTGGACACCGAAGAACTCGAACTGGAACTGATCGACGTGGGTGGTGACGAAATCGAATTCGACGAAGAAAACGGCCAACTGGTAATCTACGGCGAGTTTACGGCGTTTGGCAGCATCCAGAAATTCCTCGAAGGCAAAGGCTACGAAATCAAAGGGGCCGAGTTTCAGCGTATCCCCAACGATACGAAGGAGCTAACCGAAGAACAGGTGGCCGATGTAGAGAAACTGCTCGAAAAAATCGAAGAGGACGACGACGTGCAGAACGTGTACCACAATATGAAAGAAGAATAG
- the kduI gene encoding 5-dehydro-4-deoxy-D-glucuronate isomerase, translated as MLTKTLSLPIRQAIAVTEMAQLGTENLREQFLIESLFEADEIQLVYTHYDRVITGGAMPLLEAVELPPYENLKTEFFLKRRELGVINVGGAGSVTVDGEPYALNTLDGLYVGQGSQSVQFRSDDPATPARFFLMSAPAHHAYPTAKLAKEDANPTRLGARETANERTIYKYIHAGGLTSCQLVMGLTVLEPGSVWNTMPAHTHDRRMEVYCYFDLHPDHRVFHLMGPPQQTRHLVVANHQAVLSPPWSIHSGCGTSSYSFIWGMAGENMDFTDMDFTPISELK; from the coding sequence ATGCTGACCAAAACGCTTTCGTTACCGATACGCCAGGCAATTGCTGTGACCGAGATGGCCCAACTGGGTACCGAAAATCTGCGTGAGCAATTTCTGATCGAATCGCTGTTTGAAGCCGACGAGATTCAGTTGGTGTACACCCATTACGACCGCGTCATTACAGGCGGAGCCATGCCTCTGCTCGAAGCCGTTGAACTGCCACCCTACGAGAACCTCAAAACCGAGTTTTTCCTGAAACGGCGCGAGCTGGGCGTCATCAACGTAGGAGGTGCGGGCTCAGTAACAGTGGATGGTGAACCATACGCCCTGAATACGCTCGACGGGCTGTACGTGGGGCAAGGCAGCCAATCGGTGCAGTTTCGGAGCGACGACCCGGCCACCCCGGCCCGGTTCTTTCTGATGTCGGCCCCGGCTCACCACGCTTACCCAACGGCCAAACTGGCTAAGGAAGACGCCAACCCAACCCGACTGGGCGCCCGCGAAACAGCCAACGAGCGCACCATTTACAAATACATTCATGCGGGCGGACTTACGAGTTGTCAACTCGTGATGGGCCTTACGGTGCTGGAGCCGGGGTCTGTCTGGAACACGATGCCCGCCCACACGCACGACCGCCGGATGGAAGTGTACTGCTATTTTGACCTGCACCCCGACCACAGGGTGTTTCACCTGATGGGCCCTCCCCAGCAAACCCGGCACCTTGTGGTGGCCAATCACCAGGCGGTACTGTCTCCGCCCTGGTCGATTCATTCGGGTTGTGGTACCTCGTCGTACTCCTTCATTTGGGGCATGGCGGGCGAGAATATGGATTTTACTGACATGGATTTTACCCCTATTTCTGAACTAAAATGA
- a CDS encoding RagB/SusD family nutrient uptake outer membrane protein: protein MKINHILYSSLLVLGLSACSLEETPPSALAPVNFYTSAGDAVAAVNAVYDVANQIGDQSRNFIIMGDIPSDDMNLLLNNADRIQIWSFQTIPTNGIVAQSWQILYQGVNRANTAIERIPGIQMDENLKKRLVGEAKFMRAFYYFYLVRWWGGVPLMLTETKSLADGRDVKRATADEVYAQIIKDLTDAETALPDRFTGADLGRATAGSAKAMLAKVYLQRKDFTNARTKSKEVIDNAAKYGYGLFDRYADAFAISNKNGRESVFEIQFVGQGTGQGSGMVTYFAPENSPVTGRGFGSFFPTTEFYNSFDPTDKRRELFINSYVDGGGRTVNTFQHFNKYQDPSARAFGDANNNFPIIRYADVLLMFAEAENELNGPTALALNAANPIRRRAFGFGLNATSPVDFTAALGKEGFRQRLYDERRWEFNAEGQRWFDLVRTGRLVSVLKAKGKENVQEKHNLFPIPQREIDLNPNLTQNPNY, encoded by the coding sequence ATGAAAATCAACCATATTCTTTATTCGTCTCTGCTGGTGCTGGGCTTGTCGGCCTGCTCACTGGAAGAAACGCCCCCCTCGGCACTGGCTCCCGTAAACTTTTACACCAGCGCCGGCGATGCTGTAGCGGCCGTCAATGCCGTGTACGACGTTGCCAACCAGATTGGCGATCAGAGTCGGAACTTCATTATCATGGGCGACATTCCGTCCGACGATATGAACCTGCTGCTCAACAACGCCGACCGGATTCAGATCTGGAGTTTTCAGACCATCCCAACCAACGGTATTGTGGCCCAGTCGTGGCAGATTCTGTACCAGGGCGTAAACCGGGCCAACACGGCCATTGAGCGGATTCCGGGAATTCAGATGGACGAAAACCTGAAAAAACGGCTCGTGGGCGAGGCCAAATTCATGCGGGCGTTCTACTACTTCTACCTCGTTCGCTGGTGGGGTGGCGTGCCCTTAATGCTGACCGAAACCAAATCATTGGCCGATGGCCGCGATGTGAAGCGGGCTACGGCCGACGAGGTGTACGCGCAGATCATCAAAGACCTGACCGATGCCGAAACGGCGCTCCCCGACCGGTTTACCGGGGCCGATCTCGGTCGCGCAACGGCGGGCTCGGCCAAGGCCATGCTGGCTAAGGTGTACCTGCAACGGAAAGACTTCACCAACGCCCGGACCAAGTCGAAAGAGGTAATCGACAACGCGGCCAAGTACGGCTATGGCCTGTTCGACCGGTACGCCGATGCCTTTGCTATTTCGAACAAAAACGGCCGGGAGTCGGTCTTCGAGATTCAGTTTGTGGGGCAGGGCACCGGCCAGGGTAGCGGTATGGTTACGTACTTCGCGCCCGAAAACTCACCCGTTACGGGTCGGGGCTTCGGGTCATTTTTCCCGACTACGGAGTTCTACAACAGCTTCGACCCAACCGACAAACGGCGTGAGTTATTCATCAACTCGTATGTAGATGGCGGGGGCCGTACGGTCAACACGTTCCAGCATTTCAATAAATACCAGGACCCCTCGGCGCGGGCATTTGGCGACGCCAACAACAACTTCCCGATTATCCGGTACGCCGATGTCTTACTGATGTTTGCCGAAGCCGAAAACGAGCTGAACGGTCCCACGGCATTAGCTCTCAACGCAGCCAATCCGATTCGTCGGCGGGCCTTTGGATTCGGACTCAACGCTACCTCGCCGGTCGACTTCACGGCTGCTTTGGGTAAAGAAGGATTCCGGCAACGTCTCTACGACGAGCGCCGGTGGGAGTTCAACGCCGAAGGCCAACGCTGGTTTGATCTGGTACGCACGGGCCGTCTGGTGAGTGTGTTGAAGGCAAAGGGGAAAGAAAACGTGCAGGAAAAACATAACCTGTTCCCGATTCCGCAGCGCGAAATCGACCTGAACCCAAACCTGACGCAAAACCCGAATTACTAA
- a CDS encoding LacI family DNA-binding transcriptional regulator: protein MKATPVTIKDIARSLNISISTVSRALRGMPEIHPDTRSAVMRLAEELDYQPNQLAKSLLKSRTRTIGVIVPNLSYHFFAAVLNSIEDAAMRAGYSVLVGQTQESYLREKTTLENLLRSQVEGIIMSLSRDTDHYEHVERLIRRNIPLVLFDRHAEGIDVSKVIVDNYQAAFGATEHLIEQGCSRIGFLAGPPHLLLSNQRIAGYRDALLRHQLPVSDRHIFHCDYTQESTVMQTLSITNLSEPLDGLVVISDRVAYPALYIMKQRGVRVPEDLAVVSFNNEPVSAFFSPGLSSVNQPINEIGLESVRLLLAQIEAPDGEVPRQTQVMPTQLIVRESSQRKGVIGS from the coding sequence ATGAAGGCTACGCCCGTTACGATCAAAGACATAGCCCGGTCGCTGAATATTTCAATTTCAACCGTGTCGCGTGCGTTGCGGGGTATGCCCGAAATTCACCCTGATACCCGAAGCGCTGTCATGCGGCTGGCCGAAGAGCTCGACTATCAGCCCAATCAGTTGGCTAAGAGCCTGCTGAAGAGCCGCACCCGGACCATCGGGGTCATTGTTCCCAATCTGAGTTACCATTTTTTTGCGGCTGTACTCAACAGCATTGAGGATGCCGCCATGCGGGCGGGCTATAGTGTACTCGTTGGCCAAACGCAGGAGTCGTATTTGCGCGAAAAAACGACTCTCGAAAACCTGCTCCGTAGTCAGGTCGAAGGGATTATTATGTCGCTTTCGCGCGATACCGATCATTACGAGCATGTAGAGCGCCTAATCCGGCGAAACATTCCGCTCGTACTGTTTGACCGGCACGCCGAGGGAATCGATGTTTCGAAAGTGATTGTTGATAATTATCAGGCCGCATTTGGGGCCACCGAGCACCTGATTGAGCAGGGGTGTAGCCGGATTGGGTTTCTGGCAGGCCCCCCGCATCTGCTGTTGAGCAATCAGCGAATTGCCGGGTATCGCGATGCCCTGCTTCGGCATCAGTTACCCGTGTCGGATCGGCACATTTTCCATTGCGATTACACGCAGGAAAGCACCGTGATGCAAACGTTGTCGATCACCAATCTCTCCGAACCGCTCGATGGGTTGGTGGTAATCAGCGATCGGGTGGCCTATCCGGCCTTGTACATTATGAAACAACGGGGTGTGCGGGTGCCGGAAGATTTGGCCGTAGTGAGTTTCAACAACGAGCCGGTATCAGCATTTTTCTCGCCGGGCTTATCGAGTGTGAACCAACCCATTAACGAGATCGGACTCGAATCGGTACGGCTGCTGTTGGCGCAGATTGAAGCCCCCGATGGCGAGGTTCCCCGCCAAACACAGGTGATGCCCACGCAACTGATTGTGCGGGAGTCGTCGCAGCGGAAAGGGGTAATAGGAAGTTAA